A single genomic interval of Blastocatellia bacterium harbors:
- a CDS encoding ABC transporter ATP-binding protein, translated as MFEVRDLTFAYERSARPVLVGISFVVASGELVAIIGPNGSGKTTLLRLMCGLLRPQRGQVLWDGKPLTRISPRELAQRLGVVLQEPKVGFPITALEYVLQARFPYSNGFGFEDEEDVRIALSALRLTRALEFWDRRLAELSGGERQRVILARALAGEPRALLLDEPTANLDVRFQVELLALIRQLTRERGLAAVFIAHELNVVAEFADRVLLLKDGRALAFGPPHEVFTEALLRQAFEAEFLVDRHPLSGAPRITLVGPISNRRRDSSSEDPDRAASTSTFALRQER; from the coding sequence ATGTTCGAAGTCCGCGATCTGACGTTCGCCTATGAGCGGAGCGCTCGACCGGTACTCGTCGGGATCTCATTCGTCGTCGCTTCAGGGGAGCTGGTCGCCATCATCGGTCCGAACGGATCGGGAAAGACGACGCTGTTACGGTTGATGTGTGGACTCCTCCGCCCGCAGCGGGGTCAGGTGTTGTGGGATGGAAAACCCCTGACGCGGATCTCTCCCCGCGAGTTGGCGCAACGGCTCGGCGTCGTCTTGCAGGAACCGAAGGTCGGCTTCCCGATAACTGCGCTCGAATACGTCCTGCAGGCGCGGTTCCCATATTCGAACGGCTTCGGCTTCGAGGATGAAGAGGACGTGCGAATCGCCCTCTCGGCGCTTCGCCTCACGCGCGCGCTGGAGTTTTGGGACCGCAGGCTCGCCGAACTCTCCGGGGGCGAACGACAGCGCGTCATCCTCGCGCGCGCGCTCGCTGGAGAACCTCGCGCGTTGTTGCTGGATGAGCCGACGGCGAACTTGGATGTGCGCTTTCAAGTCGAGCTGTTAGCGCTCATTCGACAGCTCACGCGCGAACGGGGGCTCGCGGCGGTCTTCATCGCGCATGAGCTGAACGTGGTGGCCGAATTCGCCGATCGCGTCCTCCTCCTGAAGGATGGACGAGCGCTCGCCTTCGGTCCACCTCACGAAGTGTTCACCGAGGCGCTGCTCCGACAGGCCTTCGAGGCGGAGTTCCTCGTGGATCGCCATCCGCTGAGCGGGGCGCCGCGCATCACCCTCGTGGGACCGATCTCCAATCGCCGTCGCGATTCGTCGAGCGAAGATCCCGATCGTGCGGCGTCCACCTCAACGTTCGCGCTCCGACAGGAGCGCTGA